A window of the Brassica napus cultivar Da-Ae chromosome A2, Da-Ae, whole genome shotgun sequence genome harbors these coding sequences:
- the LOC111204557 gene encoding uncharacterized protein LOC111204557 isoform X1, giving the protein MGGGGMEELTEDEKRALRGSKFAPLTSLPSSSRSQLPRLAHPGGPLKTNKAAALAKFLERKLQDPNGLSSIDPDLIELAVKNAKDTVISSGASSSGRRIQHVAKFEDVEISSDDDDKIENTKFTKKKKKKNAKKKKEEKKKKKNKKHKQQIIVDDDANLKRPNKKLKL; this is encoded by the exons ATGGGAGGAGGAGGCATGGAGGAACTGACGGAAGATGAGAAGAGAGCTCTAAGAGGAAGCAAATTCGCTCCGCTTACTTCTCTTCCCTCCTCTTCTCGCTCTCAGCTGCCCAG ATTGGCTCATCCAGGTGGACCCTTGAAGACGAACAAGGCGGCGGCTTTAGCCAAGTTTCTAGAACGGAAGCTTCAGGATCCCAATGGGTTGTCTTCCATTGATCCTGATCTTATCGAATTAGCCGTCAAAAACGCCAAAGACACCGTTATTTCGA GTGGAGCTTCGAGTTCAGGAAGAAGAATCCAACACGTTGCCAAATTTGAAGACGTCGAG ATATCTTCTGATGACGATGATAAGATAGAGAACACtaagtttaccaaaaagaaaaagaagaaaaacgcaaagaagaaaaaagaagagaaaaagaagaaaaaaaacaaaaagcataAG CAACAGATCATAGTCGATGATGATGCCAATTTGAAGAGACCCAATAAGAAGTTGAAGCTTTAG
- the LOC111204557 gene encoding uncharacterized protein LOC111204557 isoform X2, which translates to MGGGGMEELTEDEKRALRGSKFAPLTSLPSSSRSQLPRLAHPGGPLKTNKAAALAKFLERKLQDPNGLSSIDPDLIELAVKNAKDTVISSGASSSGRRIQHVAKFEDVEISSDDDDKIENTKFTKKKKKKNAKKKKEEKKKKKNKKHKIIVDDDANLKRPNKKLKL; encoded by the exons ATGGGAGGAGGAGGCATGGAGGAACTGACGGAAGATGAGAAGAGAGCTCTAAGAGGAAGCAAATTCGCTCCGCTTACTTCTCTTCCCTCCTCTTCTCGCTCTCAGCTGCCCAG ATTGGCTCATCCAGGTGGACCCTTGAAGACGAACAAGGCGGCGGCTTTAGCCAAGTTTCTAGAACGGAAGCTTCAGGATCCCAATGGGTTGTCTTCCATTGATCCTGATCTTATCGAATTAGCCGTCAAAAACGCCAAAGACACCGTTATTTCGA GTGGAGCTTCGAGTTCAGGAAGAAGAATCCAACACGTTGCCAAATTTGAAGACGTCGAG ATATCTTCTGATGACGATGATAAGATAGAGAACACtaagtttaccaaaaagaaaaagaagaaaaacgcaaagaagaaaaaagaagagaaaaagaagaaaaaaaacaaaaagcataAG ATCATAGTCGATGATGATGCCAATTTGAAGAGACCCAATAAGAAGTTGAAGCTTTAG